The following proteins are co-located in the Malus sylvestris chromosome 13, drMalSylv7.2, whole genome shotgun sequence genome:
- the LOC126595052 gene encoding integrin-linked protein kinase 1-like isoform X1 — MSSDASDSSGGGSASTADKDKQKEKEKARASTSLILWHAHNNDGVAVRKLLEEDSSLVHVHDYDNRTPLHAASLHGCIDVANCLIEHGADVNAQDRWKNTPLADAEGAKKQAMIELLKSNGGLSYLCFRVFLVLQGHNGSHFGPKPVPPPLPSKRDWEIEPSELDFTNSLTIGKGSFGEVLKVHWRGTEVAVKRIRPSLSSDRMVIQDFRHEVDLLVKFHHPNIVQFLGAVTEKKPLMLITEYLRGGDLHQYLKERGALSPTTAINFALDIARGMAYLHNEPNVIVHRDLKPRNVLLVNSSADHLKITDFGLSKLVKVQNSHDVYKMTGETGTYRYMAPEVFKHKRYDKKVDVFSFAMILYEMLEGNQPLSDYEAYEAAKYVAEGRRPSFHGKGHTPELKELIEQCWSADMNQRPSFLEIIKRLEKVKEKVVQPEHHWHIFNA; from the exons ATGAGCTCCGACGCTTCCGACTCGTCCGGCGGGGGTAGTGCTTCGACGGCCGACAAGGACAagcagaaggagaaggagaaggccCGAGCCAGCACCTCCCTCATACTCTGGCACGCCCACAACAACGACGGCGTCGCCGTCCGCAAGCTCCTCGAGGAGGATAGCTCCCTCGTCCACGTCCACGACTACGACAACCGCACTCCGCTCCACGCCGCCTCGCTCCACGGCTGTATCGACGTCGCCAACTGCCTTATTGAGCATGGCGCCGATGTCAACGCCCAAGATCGCTGGAAGAACACC CCTCTGGCTGATGCAGAAGGAGCTAAGAAGCAGGCGATGATTGAGCTTCTGAAATCGAACGGTGGCTTGTCTTAT CTCTGTTTTCGAGTGTTTCTGGTGCTGCAGGGCCACAATGGGAGCCATTTCGGACCGAAGCCCGTGCCGCCCCCTCTTCCCAGCAAGCGTGATTGGGAGATTGAACCGTCCGAGCTCGACTTCACCAACTCACTTACCATTGGGAAG GGATCGTTTGGTGAGGTTTTAAAAGTGCATTGGCGTGGAACTGAAGTAGCTGTCAAGCGAATTCGTCCATCTCTTTCCAGTGATAGAATGGTGAT CCAAGACTTCCGGCATGAAGTTGATTTGCTAGTGAAGTTTCATCACCCTAATATAGTCCAATTTCTTGGAGCTGTCACTGAGAAGAAGCCCCTTATGTTAATAACGGAGTATTTAAGAGGG GGTGATCTTCATCAGTACCTCAAGGAAAGGGGTGCACTTAGTCCTACAACAGCAATTAACTTTGCTTTGGATATTGCCAG AGGCATGGCGTATCTTCACAACGAGCCAAATGTTATAGTTCACCGAGACCTAAAACCAAG AAATGTTCTCTTAGTAAATTCCAGTGCCGACCATTTAAAAATCACAGATTTTGGATTAAGCAAGCTCGTCAAGGTTCAGAATTCTCACGATGTATACAAGATGACTGGCGAAACTGGAACCT ACCGCTATATGGCCCCCGAAGTTTTTAAGCACAAGAGATATGATAAGAAGGTTGACGTGTTCTCTTTCGCAATGATACTGTACGAG ATGCTTGAAGGGAACCAACCACTTTCGGATTACGAGGCTTATGAAGCAGCCAAATATGTGGCGGAAGGACGCAGGCCTTCGTTTCATGGAAAAGGGCACACCCCTGAACTGAAAGA GTTAATAGAGCAGTGTTGGTCTGCTGACATGAACCAAAGGCCTTCTTTCTTGGAGATTATCAAAAGGCTTGAGAAGGTAAAGGAAAAAGTTGTACAACCAGAACATCACTGGCACATATTTAATGCATAA
- the LOC126595054 gene encoding uncharacterized protein LOC126595054 has protein sequence MDSLSSVKVSPSVVTNPLSPRRCRTLLFSSSLGSLHNRSLGRLSSSSSSSSSSVFGVPCPPYSRRRLVCWSGGGGGGGAAQEEDDDGDDDGSEQVERALHLDGNIPSSSDEFVKRVSSRAYDMRHHLQQTFDSSSYDVLEANPWRGSSKPVYVLTQRENQLCTMKTRRNRSEVETELGKLFSKGGKWNPAKQPRNETKFQMLVEDIRDGVLVFEDENEAVRYCDLLQGGGKGCEGVAEIEASSVFDVCQQMRAFAVLFRRGISPPLPQSLELNLRARKRSLEDEQNP, from the exons ATGGATTCCCTCTCATCGGTAAAAGTGTCGCCCTCCGTAGTCACCAACCCTCTCTCTCCACGGCGCTGCCGGACGCTTCTCTTTTCGTCTTCGCTCGGCAGCTTACACAATCGAAGTCTCGGTCGattatcctcctcctcctcctcctcctcctcctctgtaTTCGGTGTACCGTGCCCTCCCTATTCTAGAAGGAGGCTCGTGTGCTGGTCcggcggtggcggtggcggtggagCTGCGCAGGAGGAGGACGACGACGGAGATGACGACGGAAGTGAGCAGGTGGAGAGAGCGCTTCACCTCGATGGTAATATCCCCTCTTCCTCCGACGAGTTCGTGAAACGCGTGTCGTCTCGTGCTTACGACATGCGCCACCACCTCCAGCAGACCTTCGATTCCAGCAGCTACGATG TATTGGAGGCCAACCCTTGGAGAGGAAGTTCCAAGCCTGTGTATGTATTAACGCAAAGGGAAAACCAGTTGTGcaccatgaaaacccgaagaaATCGCAG TGAAGTTGAAACGGAGCTTGGGAAATTGTTTTCGAAAGGAGGGAAATGGAACCCAGCGAAACAGCCTAGGAACGAGACAAAGTTCCAGATGCTTGTGGAGGATATTAGGGATGGAGTGCTC GTTTTCGAGGATGAGAACGAAGCTGTAAGGTACTGTGACTTGTTGCAAGGAGGAGGTAAAGGTTGTGAAGGTGTTGCAGAAATAGAGGCCTCATCG GTATTCGACGTCTGCCAGCAAATGCGAGCTTTTGCAGTTCTATTCCGTCGCGGAATAAGCCCTCCTCTGCCTCAAAGCCTGGAGCTCAACCTTCGGGCTCGAAAGCGCTCGCTTGAAGACGAACAAAACCCATAA
- the LOC126595051 gene encoding rhamnogalacturonan I rhamnosyltransferase 1-like, with the protein MEVRSEVGLHVRCEKIPAPVIGRTRLQVWFIRVCSSLFLWTCLVQLVAVGELWHPHLLSNITHRISEITLVPLPAVPSPPPLLPARNYTSNGFLRVSCNGGLNQMRAAICDMVTVARLLNLTLVVPELDKTSFWADPSNFEDIFDLRHFINSLRDEVRIVRRLPKMFSRKYGHKPLEMPPISWSNEKYYLEQILPLVSKHKVLHFNRTDARLANNWIPLDLQKLRCRVNFQALKFTPEIEALGYKLVRLLKEKGPYVALHLRYEMDMLAFSGCTHGCTEEEADELKRLRYAYPWWREKEIMSEEKRSQGLCPLTPEESALILQALGFSKDTQIYIAAGEIYGSERRLGPLRAAFPRIVKKETLLAPKELRQFQNHSSQMAALDFIVSVASNTFVPTYDGNMAKLVEGHRRYHGFKKSILLDRKRLVELLDLHLNGTHSWNQFSDAVRSIHEKRMGQPTRRRVIADRPKEEDYFYANPHECLCEETNCDDFSPGNSSKTG; encoded by the exons ATGGAGGTTAGATCTGAAGTCGGTTTACATGTGCGGTGCGAGAAGATTCCGGCGCCGGTGATTGGGCGGACGCGGTTGCAGGTGTGGTTCATTCGGGTGTGTTCGAGCTTGTTCCTGTGGACGTGTTTGGTTCAGTTAGTGGCGGTTGGGGAGCTATGGCATCCGCATTTGCTCTCCAATATAACCCATCGGATATCCGAAATCACGCTGGTTCCACTTCCGGCGGTCCCATCGCCGCCGCCTCTTCTCCCCGCCA GAAATTATACAAGTAACGGGTTTCTTAGAGTTTCCTGCAATGGGGGCTTGAATCAAATGCGTGCTGCG ATTTGTGACATGGTCACTGTTGCCCGGCTTTTAAATCTTACATTGGTTGTTCCAGAGCTTGATAAGACATCTTTCTGGGCTGATCCTAG TAACTTTGAGGATATCTTTGATCTAAGACATTTCATTAATTCACTGCGAGATGAAGTCCGAATTGTCAGAAGACTTCCAAAAATGTTTAGTAGAAAATATGGACATAAACCGCTCGAGATGCCTCCTATTAGTTGGTCAAATGAAAAATACTATCTTGAACAG ATATTGCCACTTGTTAGCAAGCATAAAGTGTTGCACTTTAACAGAACAGATGCACGTTTGGCAAACAATTGGATACCTCTTGATCTTCAGAAACTTCGGTGTCGTGTTAATTTCCAAGCACTGAAGTTCACTCCCGAGATTGAGGCTTTAGGGTACAAATTGGTTCGTCTACTTAAAGAAAAGGGACCTTATGTGGCTTTGCATCTAAGGTACGAAATGGACATGTTGGCTTTCTCAGGTTGTACTCATGGCTGCACTGAGGAAGAAGCTGATGAGCTCAAACGATTGAG ATATGCATATCCTTggtggagagagaaagagataatGTCTGAAGAGAAGAGATCTCAAGGTTTGTGTCCTCTAACGCCCGAGGAGAGTGCATTAATATTGCAAGCCTTGGGGTTTAGTAAGGACACACAAATCTATATAGCAGCTGGTGAGATTTATGGTAGTGAAAGGAGACTTGGTCCACTACGAGCTGCATTTCCACGGATT GTTAAGAAGGAAACACTTCTTGCTCCGAAGGAGTTGCGGCAGTTTCAGAATCATTCATCTCAAATGGCAGCTCTGGATTTTATAGTTTCGGTTGCTAGTAATACTTTTGTTCCTACATATGATGGGAATATGGCGAAACTTGTTGAAGGTCACCGAAG GTACCATGGGTTTAAAAAAAGCATCTTGCTCGACAGGAAAAGACTTGTAGAATTATTGGACTTGCATCTGAATGGGACACATTCGTGGAATCAGTTTTCGGACGCTGTACGTTCCATTCATGAGAAAAGAATGGGACAACCAACTCGGCGAAGAGTCATCGCAGACAGGCCAAAGGAGGAAGATTATTTCTACGCAAATCCTCATGAATGCCTCTGCGAGGAAACGAATTGTGATGACTTTAGCCCTGGAAACTCAAGCAAAACCGGGTGA
- the LOC126595056 gene encoding transmembrane emp24 domain-containing protein p24delta9-like, with protein sequence MVGLRLLLAAVIAGFLLSTSESLRFELQSGHTKCIVEDIKSSAMTVGKYSIVNPIEGQPMPNSHKLTVRVTSHYGNSYHYSELVESGQFAFVAAEAGDYMACFWAPDFKPQTTLTIEFDWKTGVAAKDWSNVAKKGTVDVMELELQKLFGTVTSIQEEMFYLREREGEMQDLNRATNSKMAWLSLLSLIVCLSVVGLQVWHLKTFFEKKKVI encoded by the exons ATGGTCGGATTGCGTCTTCTACTTGCTGCCGTGATCGCAGGGTTTTTATTGTCTACATCCGAATCTCTGCGGTTCGAGCTGCAATCGGGTCACACGAAATGCATCGTGGAAGACATAAAATCCAGCGCCATGACCGTCGGAAAATACAGCATCGTCAACCCCATCGAAGGCCAGCCCATGCCCAATTCTCACAAGTTGACCGTCCGG gtGACGTCGCACTACGGAAATAGCTATCACTATTCGGAGCTGGTGGAATCGGGGCAGTTTGCGTTTGTGGCGGCGGAGGCGGGAGATTACATGGCGTGCTTCTGGGCGCCGGATTTCAAGCCCCAGACGACGTTGACCATCGAATTCGATTGGAAAACCGGCGTCGCCGCCAAGGACTGGTCCAATGTCGCCAAGAAAGGCACCGTTGAC GTCATGGAATTGGAGCTTCAAAAGTTGTTTGGTACGGTTACTTCCATTCAAGAGGAGATGTTCTATCTCCGCGAAAG GGAAGGAGAGATGCAGGATCTTAACAGAGCGACAAACTCGAAAATGGCCTGGCTTAGTCTTCTTTCGCTTATTGTTTGCTTATCGGTTGTGGGTTTACAAGTGTGGCACCTGAAGACATTTTTCGAGAAGAAGAAGGTTATATAA
- the LOC126595052 gene encoding integrin-linked protein kinase 1-like isoform X2, whose product MSSDASDSSGGGSASTADKDKQKEKEKARASTSLILWHAHNNDGVAVRKLLEEDSSLVHVHDYDNRTPLHAASLHGCIDVANCLIEHGADVNAQDRWKNTPLADAEGAKKQAMIELLKSNGGLSYGHNGSHFGPKPVPPPLPSKRDWEIEPSELDFTNSLTIGKGSFGEVLKVHWRGTEVAVKRIRPSLSSDRMVIQDFRHEVDLLVKFHHPNIVQFLGAVTEKKPLMLITEYLRGGDLHQYLKERGALSPTTAINFALDIARGMAYLHNEPNVIVHRDLKPRNVLLVNSSADHLKITDFGLSKLVKVQNSHDVYKMTGETGTYRYMAPEVFKHKRYDKKVDVFSFAMILYEMLEGNQPLSDYEAYEAAKYVAEGRRPSFHGKGHTPELKELIEQCWSADMNQRPSFLEIIKRLEKVKEKVVQPEHHWHIFNA is encoded by the exons ATGAGCTCCGACGCTTCCGACTCGTCCGGCGGGGGTAGTGCTTCGACGGCCGACAAGGACAagcagaaggagaaggagaaggccCGAGCCAGCACCTCCCTCATACTCTGGCACGCCCACAACAACGACGGCGTCGCCGTCCGCAAGCTCCTCGAGGAGGATAGCTCCCTCGTCCACGTCCACGACTACGACAACCGCACTCCGCTCCACGCCGCCTCGCTCCACGGCTGTATCGACGTCGCCAACTGCCTTATTGAGCATGGCGCCGATGTCAACGCCCAAGATCGCTGGAAGAACACC CCTCTGGCTGATGCAGAAGGAGCTAAGAAGCAGGCGATGATTGAGCTTCTGAAATCGAACGGTGGCTTGTCTTAT GGCCACAATGGGAGCCATTTCGGACCGAAGCCCGTGCCGCCCCCTCTTCCCAGCAAGCGTGATTGGGAGATTGAACCGTCCGAGCTCGACTTCACCAACTCACTTACCATTGGGAAG GGATCGTTTGGTGAGGTTTTAAAAGTGCATTGGCGTGGAACTGAAGTAGCTGTCAAGCGAATTCGTCCATCTCTTTCCAGTGATAGAATGGTGAT CCAAGACTTCCGGCATGAAGTTGATTTGCTAGTGAAGTTTCATCACCCTAATATAGTCCAATTTCTTGGAGCTGTCACTGAGAAGAAGCCCCTTATGTTAATAACGGAGTATTTAAGAGGG GGTGATCTTCATCAGTACCTCAAGGAAAGGGGTGCACTTAGTCCTACAACAGCAATTAACTTTGCTTTGGATATTGCCAG AGGCATGGCGTATCTTCACAACGAGCCAAATGTTATAGTTCACCGAGACCTAAAACCAAG AAATGTTCTCTTAGTAAATTCCAGTGCCGACCATTTAAAAATCACAGATTTTGGATTAAGCAAGCTCGTCAAGGTTCAGAATTCTCACGATGTATACAAGATGACTGGCGAAACTGGAACCT ACCGCTATATGGCCCCCGAAGTTTTTAAGCACAAGAGATATGATAAGAAGGTTGACGTGTTCTCTTTCGCAATGATACTGTACGAG ATGCTTGAAGGGAACCAACCACTTTCGGATTACGAGGCTTATGAAGCAGCCAAATATGTGGCGGAAGGACGCAGGCCTTCGTTTCATGGAAAAGGGCACACCCCTGAACTGAAAGA GTTAATAGAGCAGTGTTGGTCTGCTGACATGAACCAAAGGCCTTCTTTCTTGGAGATTATCAAAAGGCTTGAGAAGGTAAAGGAAAAAGTTGTACAACCAGAACATCACTGGCACATATTTAATGCATAA
- the LOC126595055 gene encoding vesicle transport v-SNARE 12-like produces MSEVFEGYERQYCELSANLSRKSNSAALLSDYEQKKQKFSEIKVGLDDAEALIRKMDLEARSLQPSVKAVLLAKLREYKSDLNKLKREIKRVASPDATQAARDELLEAGMADTHAVSSDQRERMAMSVERLNESSDRITQSRRTILETEELGVSILQDLHQQRETLLHSHKKLHTVDDAIDKSKRVLTAMSRRMTKHKWIMGSVIGALIVAILLILYFKLSH; encoded by the exons ATGAGTGAGGTGTTCGAAGGCTACGAGCGTCAGTACTGCGAGCTCTCCGCAAACCTCTCGCGAAAATCCAACTCCGCCGCTCTTCTTTCCGACTATG AGCAGAAGAAGCAGAAGTTTTCTGAAATTAAAGTTGGATTGGATGATGCCGAAGCTTTG ATTCGGAAAATGGACCTCGAAGCCAGAAGCTTGCAGCCAAGCGTGAAGGCGGTGCTTCTTGCCAAGCTAAGGGAATATAAATCTGATCTCAATAAGTTGAAAAGGGAAATCAAGAGAGTTGCATCGCCTGATGCCACTCAGGCTGCTCGCGATGAACTGCTGGAGGCAGGAATGGCTGATACGCATGCG GTTTCTTCTGATCAAAGAGAGAGAATGGCAATGTCTGTTGAGAGATTAAATGAATCAAGTGATAGAATCACACAGAGTAGAAGAACAATATTGGAAACTGAAGAGCTTGGTGTCTCCATTCTCCAAGATTTGCACCAACAGCGGGAAACTCTCCTGCATTCCCATAAAAAA CTTCATACCGTAGATGACGCCATTGACAAGAGTAAAAGAGTTTTAACTGCCATGTCACGGAGGATGACGAAGCATAAATGGATCATGGGCTCAGTTATCGGAGCTCTTATCGTTGCAATCCTCCTTATTCTATACTTTAAGCTTTCTCATTAA